A stretch of the Engraulis encrasicolus isolate BLACKSEA-1 chromosome 19, IST_EnEncr_1.0, whole genome shotgun sequence genome encodes the following:
- the spint1a gene encoding kunitz-type protease inhibitor 1a yields the protein MTIPRIKWLSPGLLAMVVCFEIFSVTTKAQSFGEQCLTKFTPGKANFVLDADESVKEGATFISAPPVTVAKDCVVSCCKDRHCNLALMENGDAEGSIKSCYLFNCLYKQKKVCRFVRKDGFNNYVLTEIFGNYMDEHEQPEEDDKPPIANPGQDRVIQPQEEVTLNGIQSTDDHEIASYQWTMLSGHQYTVIEKTTFDDEVRVSNLTSGVYKFQLTVIDSIGQSNSAQITILVLTPEQSNHHCLVPKKIGPCRGSFPRWHYNGISEQCEEFLFGGCRENFNNYLTKADCQVACDGVSVMPPEGGPVGSGRRVTPSVSEAERCGEPCKADEFTCTNGCCLNPGLECDKTPQCSDGSDEASCTELSKGLKRLLEIPVDEKKARCVEPPVTGPCRASMTRWFYDPYDKTCSRFNYGGCKGNENNFESDGQCLAVCSGVTSNDVFAPRGKFDQLAEGDDKGPLIIAIVLGVAILVVLAVLAYCCLCGKKKKAPQHQRVGMNGKQVVTLEDTEKLVYNSTTKPI from the exons ATGACAATTCCCCGGATAAAATGGTTAAGTCCAGGCCTACTTGCCATGGTGGTGTGTTTTGAGATTTTCTCTGTGACCACCAAAGCCCAGTCATTTGGCGAGCAGTGTTTAACCAAATTCACCCCAGGAAAAGCCAATTTCGTCCTGGACGCGGATGAGTCGGTGAAGGAGGGTGCTACTTTCATCTCTGCTCCTCCGGTGACCGTCGCCAAAGACTGCGTCGTCTCGTGCTGTAAAGACCGACACTGCAACCTGGCGTTGATGGAGAACGGAGACGCTGAAGGCTCCATCAAGTCCTGCTATCTGTTCAATTGCTTATACAAACAGAAAAAAGTCTGTCGCTTCGTCAGAAAGGACGGCTTTAATAATTATGTTTTAACAGAAATCTTCGGAAATTACATGGATGAACACGAACAAC CCGAGGAAGATGACAAACCCCCAATTGCCAATCCTGGCCAGGACCGAGTCATTCAGCCCCAGGAGGAAGTGACGCTGAACGGCATCCAGAGCACCGATGACCACGAGATCGCAAGCTACCAGTGGACCATGCTGTCGGGCCACCAATATACTGTTATTGAG aaaaccacatttgatGATGAGGTGAGGGTGTCCAACTTGACCTCTGGGGTGTACAAGTTCCAGCTGACGGTCATCGACTCCATCGGCCAGTCCAACTCTGCCCAGATCACCATCCTGGTCCTCACGCCGGAGCAGTCCAACC ACCACTGCTTGGTCCCCAAGAAGATTGGGCCGTGCCGCGGCTCTTTCCCACGCTGGCACTACAATGGCATCTCGGAGCAGTGTGAGGAGTTCCTGTTTGGGGGGTGCAGGGAGAACTTCAACAACTACCTCACCAAGGCCGACTGCCAGGTCGCATGTGACGGGGTGTCAG TCATGCCACCTGAAGGAGGCCCTGTGGGATCAGGCAGGAGAGTGACTCCGTCCGTCTCTGAGG CTGAGAGATGTGGGGAACCATGCAAAGCTGATGAGTTCACCTGCACCAATGGGTGTTGCCTGAATCCAGGGCTAGAGTGTGACAAGACGCCCCAGTGCAGCGACGGTTCAGATGAGGCGTCCTGCACCGAAT TGAGCAAAGGACTGAAGAGGCTTCTTGAGATTCCAGTGGATGAGAAGAAAG CACGTTGTGTTGAGCCCCCCGTTACTGGGCCGTGCCGGGCGAGCATGACCAGATGGTTCTATGACCCGTACGATAAGACCTGCTCTCGCTTCAACTACGGCGGCTGCAAGGGGAACGAAAACAACTTTGAAAGTGACGGCCAATGCCTGGCGGTGTGCAGTGGAGTAACAA GTAATGATGTCTTTGCCCCAAGAGGAAAATTTGATCAGCTAGCGGAAGGTGATGACAAAG GCCCTCTGATCATTGCGATTGTGCTGGGCGTGGCTATCCTAGTAGTGTTGGCGGTGTTGGCCTACTGCTGCCTGTGTGGCAAGAAGAAGAAGGCACCGCAGCACCAGCGCGTCGGCATGAACGGCAAGCAGGTCGTCACACTGGAGGACACGGAGAAGCTGGTGTACAACAGCACCACCAAGCCCATCTGA